One window from the genome of Hyalangium minutum encodes:
- a CDS encoding S1 family peptidase — MINKLTALTALFAGLSAVPTTAVAAEPEAVALPAASPQVLSAMQRDLRLTPEQAERRLVTEALAARLEHSLRDDLGDAFGGAWLNEDGSKLIVGITDAAQADAVRRAGAEPRLVARSEKQLEKVKAELDRNARFAGRSVHTWYVDVTTNTVVVTAQDFALWSAKSFLAGLGTEDGSVRVVPSKEEPRTMYDLRGGDAYYPGNARCSIGFSVNGGFVTAGHCGGVGTTTSGSNGAAQGTVRGSTFPGNDIGWVQVNGSWASLPWVNNYAGGVANVAGSNEAAIGASICRSGSTTGWRCGVIQAKNVTVNYAQGAVYGMTQTNACCEGGDSGGSWLSGDQAQGVTSGGSGNCTTGGTTFFQPLRPLLSAYGLTLTTSAPAPTGRAIVSNWNGKCIDIPNSNTTDGTPLQMWDCNGTGAQSWTFYSDGTLRALGKCMDVAWGSTANGAVIQLVACNGNPAQKFVLSGAGDLVNPQANKCVDIKEWNGNSGARLQTWECGGTANQKWFLR, encoded by the coding sequence ATGATCAACAAGCTCACCGCCCTGACGGCGCTGTTCGCCGGTCTGTCCGCCGTCCCCACCACTGCCGTGGCCGCCGAGCCCGAGGCCGTGGCCCTGCCGGCCGCCTCGCCGCAGGTTCTCTCCGCGATGCAGCGTGACCTCCGCCTCACCCCGGAGCAGGCCGAGCGCCGACTGGTCACGGAGGCGCTGGCCGCGCGCCTCGAGCACTCGCTGCGCGATGACCTGGGCGACGCCTTCGGCGGCGCCTGGTTGAACGAGGACGGCAGCAAGCTCATCGTCGGTATCACCGACGCGGCCCAGGCCGACGCCGTCCGCCGCGCTGGCGCCGAGCCCCGGCTGGTGGCTCGCAGTGAGAAGCAGCTGGAGAAGGTGAAGGCGGAGCTGGACCGCAATGCCCGGTTTGCCGGCCGGTCCGTCCACACCTGGTACGTCGACGTCACCACCAACACCGTCGTCGTCACGGCCCAGGACTTCGCCCTGTGGAGCGCCAAGTCCTTCCTCGCGGGCCTCGGCACGGAGGACGGCTCGGTTCGCGTGGTGCCTTCGAAGGAGGAGCCCCGCACGATGTACGATCTGCGCGGCGGTGATGCCTACTACCCGGGCAACGCGCGCTGTTCGATCGGCTTCTCCGTCAACGGCGGTTTCGTCACCGCGGGCCACTGCGGCGGCGTGGGCACCACCACCTCGGGTTCCAACGGAGCGGCTCAGGGGACCGTGCGCGGCTCGACCTTCCCCGGCAATGACATCGGCTGGGTGCAGGTCAACGGCTCCTGGGCCTCGCTGCCTTGGGTGAACAACTACGCGGGCGGCGTGGCCAACGTGGCCGGCTCGAACGAGGCCGCCATTGGCGCATCCATCTGCCGCTCGGGCTCCACCACCGGCTGGCGCTGCGGCGTCATCCAGGCCAAGAACGTCACCGTCAACTACGCCCAGGGCGCCGTCTATGGCATGACCCAGACGAACGCCTGCTGCGAGGGCGGCGACTCCGGCGGTTCCTGGCTCTCCGGTGATCAGGCCCAGGGCGTCACCTCGGGCGGCTCGGGCAACTGCACCACGGGCGGCACGACGTTCTTCCAGCCGCTCCGGCCTCTCCTCTCCGCCTACGGCCTCACACTCACCACCTCCGCTCCTGCCCCCACTGGCCGCGCCATCGTCTCGAACTGGAATGGCAAGTGCATCGACATTCCCAACTCGAACACCACAGATGGCACTCCGCTGCAGATGTGGGACTGCAATGGCACCGGCGCGCAGAGCTGGACGTTCTACTCGGACGGCACCCTCCGGGCGCTCGGCAAGTGCATGGACGTGGCCTGGGGCTCGACGGCCAACGGCGCCGTGATTCAGCTCGTCGCCTGCAATGGCAACCCGGCCCAGAAGTTCGTGCTGAGCGGCGCGGGTGACCTCGTGAACCCGCAGGCCAACAAGTGCGTGGACATCAAGGAGTGGAACGGGAACAGCGGCGCCCGCCTGCAGACCTGGGAGTGCGGCGGTACCGCCAACCAGAAGTGGTTCCTGCGCTAA
- a CDS encoding RICIN domain-containing protein, giving the protein MPMNPFQRRSPWSGLAVAGLLCALSPSLASAASESVQVWLTSTSNNALSKRLSTEPSKNFGPESGTATVIDINEATTYQTIDGFGGALTDSSAWLIYNSPQRSAILNDLFSVGEGAGFNLVRLPMGASDFARNNYTYDDTCCDLNDFSVGHDAAYIIPLLQQARQLNPEVKILAVPWSAPGWMKFNNSLTGGGYLRNDLYGLYANYFVRFAQAYNSYGLPIHAFSIQNEPHNGNSTYPTMQMESSDQSNFAAQHLRPALNNAGFGSVKLLAWDHNWYDHGGPAGFPYEVMSYNNSQARAAVAGVAYHCYESPEGSYTVQNDFHNAYPDKEIHFTECTGGTWATNQAANLEWELQNNVIGPLRNWARSSLYWNIALDPNSGPYVGGCTNCRGMLTVNNGAGTYTKNEDYYAWAHLAKVVRAGAVRIASTSQANGGIQTVAFKNPDGSLALIALNSHDTSTLTFKVRWAGQSFDYSLPPRSVASFKWGGTYRLVNKATNRCVDIAGPSTADGAAIHQWACHTSASQQWHLVPTDSGYYRLVSRYSGKGLDIASQSTADGATLQQWTSFGGYNQQFKPVSLGSGWYRFEARHSGKVLDVANCWSSGDGAKVQQWTWSNNDCQQFRLEPM; this is encoded by the coding sequence ATGCCCATGAATCCCTTCCAGCGCCGGAGCCCGTGGAGCGGCCTCGCGGTCGCGGGGCTCCTCTGTGCCCTCTCCCCTTCCCTCGCGAGCGCCGCCAGCGAGTCCGTCCAGGTCTGGCTGACGAGCACCTCGAACAATGCCCTCTCCAAGCGGCTCAGCACCGAGCCGTCGAAGAACTTCGGGCCGGAGAGCGGCACGGCCACGGTGATCGACATCAACGAGGCCACCACCTACCAGACCATCGACGGCTTCGGCGGTGCACTCACCGATTCGTCCGCGTGGCTCATCTACAACTCGCCCCAGCGCAGCGCGATCCTCAATGACTTGTTCAGCGTCGGTGAGGGCGCCGGGTTCAACCTGGTTCGGCTGCCCATGGGCGCGTCGGACTTCGCGCGGAACAACTACACCTATGACGACACCTGCTGCGATCTGAATGACTTCTCGGTAGGCCACGACGCGGCCTACATCATCCCGTTGCTGCAGCAGGCGCGGCAGCTCAACCCCGAGGTGAAGATCCTCGCGGTGCCGTGGAGCGCTCCCGGGTGGATGAAGTTCAACAACTCGCTGACGGGGGGCGGGTACCTGCGCAATGACTTGTATGGCCTGTATGCCAATTACTTCGTGCGCTTCGCCCAAGCCTACAACAGCTACGGCCTGCCGATTCACGCCTTCAGCATCCAGAACGAGCCGCACAACGGTAACAGCACGTATCCGACGATGCAGATGGAGTCGAGCGACCAGTCGAACTTCGCGGCCCAGCACCTGCGGCCCGCGCTGAACAACGCGGGGTTCGGCTCGGTGAAGCTCCTCGCGTGGGACCACAACTGGTACGACCACGGCGGCCCCGCGGGCTTCCCCTACGAGGTGATGAGCTACAACAACAGCCAGGCGCGAGCGGCGGTCGCGGGCGTGGCCTACCACTGCTACGAGAGCCCCGAGGGCAGCTACACCGTCCAGAACGACTTCCACAACGCCTATCCGGACAAGGAGATCCACTTCACCGAGTGCACCGGCGGCACCTGGGCGACGAACCAGGCAGCGAACCTCGAGTGGGAGCTGCAGAACAACGTCATCGGGCCGCTGCGCAACTGGGCGCGAAGCTCGCTGTACTGGAACATCGCGCTGGACCCCAACAGTGGCCCCTACGTCGGAGGCTGCACCAACTGCCGCGGCATGCTCACCGTGAACAACGGCGCGGGCACCTACACCAAGAACGAGGACTATTACGCGTGGGCACACCTGGCGAAGGTGGTGCGGGCCGGCGCGGTGCGTATCGCCTCGACGAGCCAGGCCAACGGGGGCATCCAGACCGTCGCTTTCAAGAACCCGGACGGCTCACTGGCGCTGATCGCCCTGAACTCCCACGACACCAGCACCCTCACCTTCAAGGTGCGCTGGGCCGGGCAGTCCTTCGACTACTCGCTCCCGCCGAGGTCTGTGGCGTCGTTCAAGTGGGGAGGCACCTACCGCCTCGTGAACAAGGCCACGAACCGGTGCGTGGACATCGCCGGGCCGAGCACCGCCGACGGCGCCGCCATCCACCAGTGGGCCTGCCACACCAGCGCCAGCCAGCAGTGGCACCTGGTGCCGACGGACAGCGGCTACTACCGGCTCGTCTCGCGCTACAGCGGAAAGGGGCTCGACATCGCCAGCCAGAGCACCGCCGACGGCGCCACCCTCCAGCAGTGGACCTCCTTCGGTGGCTACAACCAGCAGTTCAAGCCCGTCTCGCTCGGCAGTGGCTGGTACCGGTTCGAGGCGCGCCACAGCGGCAAGGTGCTCGACGTGGCCAACTGCTGGAGCAGCGGTGACGGCGCCAAGGTCCAGCAGTGGACCTGGTCCAACAACGACTGCCAGCAGTTCCGGCTTGAGCCGATGTAG